Proteins from a genomic interval of Nocardia sp. BMG51109:
- a CDS encoding DUF732 domain-containing protein, which translates to MLRTRGKVTGVVVSMAAAVGLLAACGDNDSTASSTPTLKTSATSAAPGPTIPSVVQIPPEESSEPAPTTEEAPERPAPVQPTPENASGQLSAKDQALIEQLKQRGLNPTPDIAVTTAGFVCQSKQSGLPADQVTTYVNAMAGSDPAFDPNKMPVEQAGRIYVDVANQGYCNQ; encoded by the coding sequence ATGCTTCGGACCCGTGGAAAGGTAACCGGCGTGGTGGTGTCGATGGCCGCCGCCGTCGGCCTGCTCGCCGCCTGCGGAGACAACGATTCGACCGCGTCGAGCACGCCCACGCTGAAGACCTCGGCCACGTCCGCCGCCCCCGGGCCCACCATCCCGTCGGTGGTGCAGATTCCCCCGGAGGAGAGCAGTGAGCCGGCGCCCACGACCGAAGAGGCGCCCGAGCGCCCGGCGCCGGTGCAGCCGACGCCCGAGAACGCCTCCGGCCAGCTGTCGGCCAAGGATCAGGCGCTGATCGAGCAGCTGAAGCAGCGCGGGTTGAATCCGACCCCCGACATCGCGGTGACCACGGCGGGCTTCGTCTGTCAGAGCAAGCAGTCGGGGCTGCCCGCTGATCAGGTGACGACCTACGTGAACGCGATGGCCGGGTCCGATCCGGCGTTCGATCCGAACAAGATGCCGGTCGAGCAGGCCGGGCGGATCTACGTGGACGTCGCGAACCAGGGCTACTGCAACCAGTGA
- a CDS encoding LLM class F420-dependent oxidoreductase, with product MTQAASTANRAPETAEPTALGTPPRRFRFAAAGEGNQQEGGARKFVKLAQQAEEYGYDSFAVPDHLGPQVGPIAALGALAVATERIRIGTSVLANGFRHPVVLAKDAATIDVLSKGRLELGVGAGWIKGEFEAAGIPYESPGVRLEKLDETLTILDVLLRGQECHFEGKHYRVSGIKGTPRPRQGPRPPLVTGGGGPKMLRLAAKHADIISVVPQTTKNGKGLLSGITLDKTVDKVNLIKQAAGDRFADIELNWTITAVVITDDRERTAEMALSAIEKGLHPDLEVDVQLSVEDILASPYVAIGTFEEIAEQIRNVRKLTSMSYVGVFPTQMDAFAPVIPLLREA from the coding sequence ATGACACAAGCCGCCTCCACGGCGAATCGTGCCCCGGAGACCGCGGAGCCGACCGCGCTGGGCACACCGCCGCGCCGGTTCCGGTTCGCGGCCGCCGGCGAGGGGAATCAGCAGGAGGGCGGGGCACGCAAGTTCGTCAAGCTGGCGCAACAGGCCGAGGAGTACGGCTACGACTCGTTCGCGGTGCCCGATCATCTCGGCCCGCAGGTCGGGCCGATCGCGGCGCTGGGGGCGCTGGCCGTGGCCACCGAGCGGATCCGGATCGGTACGTCGGTGCTGGCCAACGGTTTCCGGCATCCGGTGGTGCTGGCCAAGGACGCCGCCACCATCGACGTGCTGTCCAAGGGCCGGCTGGAGCTGGGTGTGGGCGCGGGCTGGATCAAGGGTGAGTTCGAGGCCGCCGGCATCCCCTACGAGTCGCCCGGCGTGCGGCTGGAGAAGCTGGACGAGACGCTGACGATCCTGGACGTGCTGCTGCGCGGTCAGGAATGTCACTTCGAGGGCAAGCACTACCGCGTGAGCGGTATCAAGGGAACTCCGCGGCCGCGGCAGGGCCCGCGCCCGCCGCTGGTCACCGGCGGTGGCGGCCCGAAGATGCTGCGACTGGCGGCCAAGCACGCCGACATCATCTCGGTGGTCCCGCAGACCACCAAGAACGGCAAGGGTCTGCTGTCGGGAATCACCCTCGACAAGACGGTCGACAAGGTGAACCTGATCAAGCAGGCGGCCGGTGATCGGTTCGCCGACATCGAGCTGAACTGGACGATCACCGCCGTGGTGATCACCGACGATCGAGAACGCACCGCGGAGATGGCGCTGTCCGCGATCGAGAAGGGACTGCATCCCGATCTCGAAGTGGACGTGCAACTCTCGGTCGAGGACATTCTCGCATCGCCCTATGTGGCGATCGGCACATTCGAGGAGATAGCCGAGCAGATTCGTAACGTGCGGAAACTCACCTCGATGTCATATGTCGGAGTGTTTCCGACACAGATGGATGCCTTCGCGCCCGTGATCCCCTTGCTGCGGGAGGCGTAG
- the pks13 gene encoding polyketide synthase Pks13 (Pks13 is a key enzyme in mycolic acid biosynthesis.): MADNEGTQTTDEARASDADTASETPATETPATETPATEAPAPEMSVAELREWLRHWVADATAQPVEQITVDRPMEEFGLASRDALALGGDIEELTGVMLNATVVYQHPTIASLAEVIAAGGVPEEPEDATDDEFYTAGYRPGEAHDIAIVGLSTRLPGAGETPESTWEFLIGKGDGIRELPEGRWSEFAAEPQMAEAIEKATTLGGYLDQSVVKGFDAEFFAMSPIEVERVDPQQRLMMELTWEALEHARIPASDLKGQPVGVFIGSSGNDFMFLAAMAAGAPVDANTPATAAAYGIMGSVSSIIPNRVSYFYDFRGPSVSVDSACSSTLVAVHEAVQALRSGDADVALAGGVNMLLAPFATLGFDGGGALAKDGHIKAFSSDADGMIRSEGGGLVVLKRLADAERDGDRILAVVKGSAVNNDGRSNGLLAPNPDAQADVLRRAYRDAGILPSSVDYIEAHGTGTLIGDPIEAEALGRVVGRGREADKPALLGSAKTNFGHLESGAGAASLAKSVMSLQRNIIPPNIRYAGPNPYIPFEQARLKVVDEPTEFPRYSGRATIGVSGFGFGGTNAHVVIQEYVPEVVAPVEDSVVSAAADADLDERLDDESTDVVADAEGILAGIGAEQRDSGTELSVAAAADDAGAAADDGGVAAVPEWTEERTEPLPVILPVSAYLPSRRRRAAADLADWLESEAGQAASLEEVARSLAKRNHGRSRGVVLATTREEAIAGLRAIAAGKPGQGVFTADAPAAKGAMWVLSGFGSHHRKMGKQLYLENSVFARTVDEVDELVQDEAGYSVKEMILDDAQDWDVGTSQVGVFTIQLGLAALLRHHGAAPEGVVGHSQGEAAGAYICGGMNLEDAVRVICARSRLMGEGEQMLAEADVRNMALVEYSAEDIEKVLSDYPDLEVAVYAAPVNTVIGGPPEQVQAVVARAEAEGKFARVLQVRGAGHTSQMDPLLGELAAELAGIEPTRLTADLYSTVHKATVYRAGSDPVHDVDYWVTNMRHPVYFTNAVRQAVDGGITTFLELAPNSVALMQVAGTTFAAGAHNAALIPTLKRKEDESAGVLSALAQLYVQGHRVDLSSLLPAGDYADVPRTAFLRKEYWPKVAIASGSGSGRVPGSHVALPDGRHAWEVTAGAVTDPAALVNAAAAQVLSDVSVGATVAHSPLPASGTLTTTLTPHLGGASVQVHAKDGAAFRLLFEAVVASGAPLPESAVAPSVPADAPASAESGSDAADLEVVESFGERWDPNGTQTVEERLSIIVAESMGYAVEDLPMEIPLMELGLDSLMAVRIKNRVEYEFDIPQLQVAAVRDASLNEVSKVLRYAIEHRDEVRELAEQQAAEGSALTVDDNFVAAARAAMESGEDPAAVLEQKIAENSETTSPPDAGEKSGATAGSEATTEKPGTATESAEAAAKSEQASPVAKAATPAEAAAVFGGGQVGASGEDNVPPRDAAERLTYATWATITGKSAGGIFNTLPILDEDTAQKLAARLSERVGAEIDVEDVLDCETIEQLSDIVRQHQDDAGDVDGFVRTLRARPEGSNAVPVFVFHPSGGNTLVYEPLLKRLPGDTPMYGFERIEGSIEERARRYSAEIRRIQPEGPYVVYGWSLGAVFALQIAQIMRAEGADVGLVGLIDLAIPTEPEDNSPAGRRDRVERFQAFAKKTYGIEGELDDDMLQQLAEASDEEQFQIVTDLIKFADVKIPGGVIEHQRTSWLDGRDLQQAEPSHYDGDVVLYLADRYHDGIIEIEPRYADRRPNGGWDEYLPNLEIIHIPGDHLQIIDEPRIATIGADLTQKLAAIAKGKQ, from the coding sequence ATGGCTGACAACGAGGGCACCCAGACGACCGACGAAGCGCGGGCATCGGACGCCGACACCGCATCCGAGACTCCGGCCACCGAGACTCCGGCCACCGAGACTCCGGCCACTGAGGCTCCAGCCCCCGAGATGTCGGTGGCCGAGCTGCGAGAGTGGTTGCGGCACTGGGTCGCCGACGCGACCGCGCAGCCGGTCGAGCAGATCACGGTGGACCGGCCGATGGAGGAGTTCGGGCTGGCCTCGCGGGATGCCCTCGCACTCGGTGGCGACATCGAGGAGCTCACCGGGGTGATGCTGAACGCCACGGTGGTGTACCAGCATCCGACCATCGCGTCGCTGGCGGAGGTCATCGCCGCCGGCGGGGTGCCGGAGGAGCCGGAGGACGCGACCGACGACGAGTTCTACACCGCGGGGTATCGGCCCGGCGAGGCGCACGACATCGCGATCGTCGGGTTGTCGACGAGGCTGCCGGGTGCGGGCGAGACACCGGAGTCGACGTGGGAGTTCCTGATCGGCAAGGGGGACGGGATCAGGGAGCTGCCCGAGGGGCGGTGGTCGGAGTTCGCCGCCGAGCCGCAGATGGCCGAGGCCATCGAGAAGGCGACCACCCTGGGCGGCTACCTCGACCAGAGCGTGGTCAAGGGTTTCGATGCCGAGTTCTTCGCGATGTCTCCGATCGAAGTGGAGCGGGTCGACCCGCAGCAGCGGTTGATGATGGAGCTGACCTGGGAAGCGCTGGAGCACGCCCGGATTCCCGCCAGCGACCTCAAGGGGCAGCCGGTCGGTGTGTTCATCGGCTCGTCGGGTAACGACTTCATGTTCCTGGCCGCGATGGCCGCGGGTGCACCGGTCGACGCGAATACGCCGGCGACGGCCGCCGCCTACGGAATCATGGGGAGCGTTTCGTCGATCATCCCCAACCGGGTCTCCTACTTCTACGACTTCCGCGGTCCGTCCGTCTCCGTCGACAGCGCGTGCTCGTCCACGCTGGTCGCGGTGCACGAGGCGGTGCAGGCGCTGCGCAGCGGCGATGCCGATGTCGCGCTCGCCGGCGGCGTCAATATGCTGCTGGCCCCGTTCGCGACGCTCGGTTTCGACGGGGGCGGCGCGCTGGCGAAGGACGGCCACATCAAGGCGTTCTCCTCCGATGCCGACGGCATGATCCGCTCGGAGGGCGGCGGCCTGGTGGTGCTCAAGCGCCTGGCCGATGCCGAGCGCGACGGCGATCGAATCCTGGCCGTCGTCAAGGGGTCGGCGGTCAACAACGACGGCCGGTCCAACGGCCTGCTGGCACCGAACCCGGATGCGCAGGCCGATGTGCTTCGCCGGGCCTACCGCGACGCCGGAATCCTCCCGTCCTCGGTCGACTACATCGAGGCGCACGGCACCGGCACGCTGATCGGCGACCCCATCGAGGCGGAGGCGCTCGGCCGGGTGGTCGGCCGCGGCCGCGAGGCGGACAAGCCCGCACTGCTCGGCTCGGCCAAGACGAATTTCGGGCACCTGGAGTCGGGCGCCGGAGCGGCCAGCCTGGCGAAGAGCGTGATGTCGTTGCAGCGCAACATCATTCCGCCGAATATCCGCTACGCGGGCCCGAACCCCTACATCCCGTTCGAGCAGGCGCGGTTGAAGGTGGTCGACGAGCCGACCGAGTTCCCGCGCTACAGCGGCAGGGCCACCATCGGTGTCTCCGGGTTCGGCTTCGGCGGCACGAACGCGCATGTGGTGATCCAGGAGTATGTGCCGGAAGTAGTTGCGCCGGTGGAGGATTCGGTTGTCTCGGCCGCTGCCGATGCGGATCTGGACGAGCGGCTGGACGACGAGAGCACCGATGTGGTCGCTGATGCCGAGGGCATTCTCGCGGGAATCGGTGCGGAGCAGAGGGATTCCGGCACTGAGCTTTCCGTGGCGGCCGCGGCCGATGATGCCGGTGCGGCCGCGGATGACGGTGGGGTAGCGGCGGTTCCGGAGTGGACCGAGGAGCGCACCGAGCCGTTGCCGGTGATCCTGCCGGTGTCGGCGTACCTGCCGTCGCGTCGCCGCCGGGCGGCGGCCGACCTGGCCGATTGGCTGGAATCCGAAGCGGGACAGGCCGCCTCGCTCGAGGAGGTGGCGCGGTCGCTGGCCAAGCGCAATCACGGCCGGTCGCGCGGCGTGGTGCTGGCGACGACGCGCGAGGAGGCGATCGCGGGGCTGCGTGCCATCGCCGCGGGTAAGCCGGGGCAGGGCGTGTTCACCGCCGACGCTCCCGCCGCCAAGGGCGCCATGTGGGTGCTGTCCGGCTTCGGCTCGCACCACCGCAAGATGGGTAAGCAGCTCTACCTGGAGAATTCGGTCTTCGCCCGGACCGTCGACGAGGTCGACGAGCTGGTGCAGGACGAGGCCGGCTACTCGGTCAAGGAGATGATCCTCGACGACGCCCAGGACTGGGATGTGGGCACGTCGCAGGTCGGCGTGTTCACCATTCAGCTCGGCCTGGCCGCGCTGCTGCGCCACCACGGCGCCGCGCCCGAGGGCGTCGTCGGCCATTCGCAGGGTGAGGCCGCGGGCGCGTACATCTGCGGCGGCATGAACCTCGAGGACGCGGTCCGGGTGATCTGCGCGCGGTCGCGGCTGATGGGCGAGGGCGAGCAGATGCTCGCCGAGGCCGACGTCCGCAATATGGCGCTGGTCGAGTACAGCGCCGAGGATATCGAGAAGGTGCTGTCCGACTATCCGGACCTCGAGGTGGCCGTCTACGCCGCGCCGGTCAACACCGTGATCGGCGGCCCGCCGGAGCAGGTGCAGGCCGTGGTGGCCCGCGCCGAGGCCGAGGGCAAGTTCGCGCGGGTGCTGCAGGTGCGCGGCGCCGGGCACACGTCGCAGATGGATCCGCTGCTGGGTGAGCTCGCGGCCGAGCTGGCCGGTATCGAGCCGACCAGGCTGACCGCCGACCTGTACTCGACCGTGCACAAGGCCACCGTGTACCGCGCGGGTTCGGATCCGGTGCACGACGTGGACTACTGGGTCACCAATATGCGTCACCCGGTGTACTTCACCAATGCCGTGCGGCAGGCGGTGGACGGCGGGATCACCACGTTCCTCGAGCTGGCGCCGAATTCCGTTGCGCTGATGCAGGTCGCGGGCACGACGTTCGCGGCCGGTGCGCACAATGCGGCGCTCATCCCCACGCTCAAGCGCAAGGAGGACGAGTCCGCGGGCGTGCTCTCCGCGCTGGCGCAGCTGTACGTGCAGGGGCACCGGGTCGATCTGTCGTCGCTGCTGCCCGCCGGTGACTACGCCGACGTTCCGCGTACCGCCTTCCTGCGCAAGGAGTACTGGCCGAAGGTCGCCATCGCGTCGGGATCCGGCAGCGGGCGGGTGCCGGGATCGCATGTGGCCCTGCCGGACGGCCGGCACGCCTGGGAGGTGACCGCGGGTGCGGTCACCGATCCGGCCGCGCTGGTGAATGCCGCCGCCGCGCAGGTGCTTTCGGACGTGTCGGTGGGTGCGACCGTCGCGCACTCGCCGCTGCCCGCCTCCGGCACGCTGACCACCACGCTGACGCCGCACCTGGGCGGCGCCTCGGTGCAGGTGCACGCCAAGGACGGTGCCGCGTTCCGGTTGCTGTTCGAGGCGGTCGTCGCGTCCGGTGCCCCCCTGCCGGAATCGGCTGTCGCCCCGTCCGTTCCGGCCGATGCGCCGGCATCGGCCGAGTCCGGGAGCGACGCGGCCGATCTGGAGGTCGTGGAGAGCTTCGGCGAGCGCTGGGACCCGAACGGCACCCAGACGGTCGAGGAGCGGCTGTCGATCATCGTCGCGGAGTCCATGGGTTACGCCGTGGAGGATCTCCCGATGGAGATCCCGCTGATGGAGCTCGGCCTGGACTCGCTGATGGCGGTGCGCATCAAGAACCGGGTGGAGTACGAGTTCGACATCCCGCAGCTGCAGGTCGCGGCCGTGCGCGACGCCAGCCTGAACGAGGTCTCGAAGGTGCTGCGCTACGCCATCGAGCACCGCGACGAGGTGCGCGAACTGGCCGAACAGCAGGCCGCCGAGGGCAGTGCGCTGACCGTCGACGACAACTTCGTCGCCGCCGCCCGCGCCGCCATGGAATCGGGCGAGGATCCGGCCGCCGTGCTGGAACAGAAGATCGCCGAGAACTCCGAGACCACATCGCCGCCGGACGCCGGCGAAAAGTCCGGTGCCACGGCCGGATCCGAGGCGACGACCGAAAAGCCCGGTACCGCAACCGAATCGGCGGAGGCCGCCGCGAAGAGCGAGCAGGCGTCTCCGGTCGCGAAGGCCGCCACTCCCGCCGAGGCCGCCGCGGTCTTCGGTGGGGGTCAGGTCGGTGCGTCCGGTGAGGACAACGTGCCCCCGCGCGATGCCGCCGAGCGTCTGACCTACGCGACCTGGGCGACCATCACGGGCAAGTCGGCGGGCGGCATCTTCAACACCCTGCCGATCCTGGACGAGGACACCGCGCAGAAGCTGGCGGCCCGGCTGTCCGAGCGCGTCGGCGCCGAGATCGACGTGGAGGACGTGCTCGACTGCGAAACCATCGAGCAGCTGTCCGATATCGTCCGGCAGCACCAGGACGACGCCGGCGACGTCGACGGCTTCGTGCGCACCCTGCGGGCCCGGCCCGAGGGGTCGAATGCGGTGCCGGTCTTCGTCTTCCATCCGTCCGGCGGCAATACGCTGGTGTACGAGCCGCTGTTGAAGCGGCTGCCCGGCGACACCCCGATGTACGGCTTCGAGCGCATCGAGGGCTCCATCGAGGAGCGCGCCCGCCGGTACAGCGCGGAGATTCGCAGGATCCAGCCGGAAGGCCCGTACGTCGTGTACGGCTGGTCGCTGGGTGCCGTGTTCGCGTTGCAGATCGCGCAGATCATGCGGGCCGAGGGCGCCGACGTGGGTCTCGTCGGCCTCATCGACCTGGCGATTCCGACCGAGCCCGAGGACAATTCGCCGGCCGGGCGGCGCGACCGGGTCGAGCGCTTTCAGGCCTTCGCCAAGAAGACCTACGGCATCGAGGGCGAGCTGGACGACGACATGCTGCAGCAACTCGCGGAGGCGTCCGACGAGGAGCAGTTCCAGATCGTCACCGACCTGATCAAGTTCGCCGACGTCAAGATTCCGGGCGGCGTGATCGAACATCAGCGCACCTCGTGGCTGGACGGCCGGGATCTGCAGCAGGCGGAGCCATCGCACTACGACGGCGACGTGGTGCTCTACCTGGCCGATCGCTATCACGACGGAATCATCGAGATCGAACCCCGCTACGCCGATCGCCGGCCCAACGGCGGATGGGACGAGTACCTCCCCAACCTGGAGATCATCCACATCCCGGGCGATCACCTCCAGATCATCGACGAGCCGCGCATCGCCACCATCGGTGCCGATCTGACCCAGAAATTGGCAGCGATCGCGAAGGGAAAGCAGTGA
- the fadD32 gene encoding long-chain-fatty-acid--AMP ligase FadD32 — MTDETFDDYLDESGNIRIPAGRTLVDYVEKHTRNDANTLAYRYIDYSRERDGEYQDLTWQEFGIRLRAVAARLQQVTKPGDRVAILAPQGLDYVVSFFAAIYAGTIAVPLFDPEEPGHTDRLHAVLGDCRPAAILTASSSAAGVRQFFRPLPAAQRPRVIAVDAVPDSMGESWTYPDISVDDIAYLQYTSGSTRTPAGVEITHRAVGTNLLQMINAINLDWNSRGVTWLPLFHDMGLLCVILPAIGGKFITIMSPSAFVRRPARWIKELAAVSDGAGTFAAAPNFAFEHAAARGLPRNGETLDLSNVIGLINGSEPVTTASMKKFNEAFAPYGLPKTAIKPCYGMAEATLFVSATRAEDEAKVVYVDRDALNAGRIVKVEHEAPNAIAQVSCGYVALSQWATIVDPESIDDPSGPVEQPEGTIGEVWLHGDNIGIGYWGRDDETHKTFKNVLANRLPEGSHAEGTDADAIWMRTGDYGVYIDGELYITGRVKDLVIVDGRNHYPQDLEYSAQEASKQLRPGFVAAFSVPANQLPAEVFEADSRAGLKYDADNAAEQLVIVAERGPGAHKADPQPIADAVRGALSQRHGVTVRDVLLVPAGSIPRTSSGKIARRACRAAYLEGTLRGGHTQQAFPDAPDEE; from the coding sequence ATGACGGACGAGACTTTCGACGACTACCTGGACGAATCCGGGAACATCAGAATTCCCGCGGGACGGACCCTGGTCGATTACGTCGAGAAGCACACCCGCAACGACGCGAACACGCTTGCTTACCGCTACATCGACTACTCCCGTGAGCGCGACGGCGAGTACCAGGACCTGACCTGGCAGGAATTCGGCATTCGGCTGCGCGCGGTGGCCGCTCGCCTGCAACAGGTGACCAAGCCGGGCGATCGGGTGGCGATCCTCGCGCCGCAGGGCCTGGACTACGTGGTGTCCTTCTTCGCCGCGATCTATGCCGGCACCATCGCGGTCCCCCTGTTCGATCCCGAGGAACCCGGCCACACCGACCGGCTGCACGCGGTGCTCGGCGACTGCCGACCGGCGGCCATCCTGACGGCGAGCTCCTCCGCCGCCGGGGTGCGCCAGTTCTTCCGGCCGCTGCCCGCCGCGCAGCGCCCGCGCGTCATCGCCGTCGACGCGGTGCCCGATTCGATGGGCGAGTCCTGGACATATCCCGACATCAGCGTGGACGATATCGCGTACCTGCAGTACACCTCGGGATCGACGCGCACTCCGGCCGGTGTGGAAATTACACACCGCGCGGTGGGCACCAACCTGCTGCAGATGATCAACGCGATCAATCTGGACTGGAACTCCCGCGGCGTCACCTGGCTGCCGCTGTTCCACGACATGGGCCTGCTGTGCGTGATCCTGCCCGCGATCGGCGGCAAGTTCATCACGATCATGTCGCCCAGCGCCTTCGTCCGGCGCCCGGCCCGCTGGATCAAGGAGCTGGCCGCGGTCTCCGATGGCGCCGGAACCTTCGCCGCCGCACCGAATTTCGCGTTCGAGCACGCGGCCGCGCGCGGCCTGCCCCGCAACGGCGAGACGCTGGACCTGTCCAATGTGATCGGGCTGATCAACGGCAGCGAGCCGGTGACCACCGCCTCGATGAAGAAGTTCAACGAGGCGTTCGCTCCCTACGGGCTGCCCAAGACCGCCATCAAGCCCTGCTACGGCATGGCCGAGGCCACCCTGTTCGTCTCGGCGACCCGGGCCGAGGACGAGGCCAAGGTCGTCTACGTCGATCGCGACGCGCTGAACGCCGGCCGGATCGTCAAGGTCGAGCACGAGGCGCCCAATGCCATCGCCCAGGTCAGCTGCGGCTACGTGGCGCTGTCGCAGTGGGCGACCATCGTCGACCCGGAGTCGATAGACGATCCGTCGGGCCCGGTCGAGCAGCCCGAGGGCACGATCGGCGAGGTCTGGTTGCACGGCGACAACATCGGCATCGGCTACTGGGGTCGCGACGATGAGACGCACAAGACCTTCAAGAACGTCCTGGCCAACCGCCTGCCGGAGGGCAGTCATGCCGAGGGCACCGACGCGGACGCGATCTGGATGCGGACCGGTGACTACGGCGTGTACATCGACGGCGAGCTGTACATCACCGGCCGCGTGAAGGATCTGGTGATCGTCGACGGCCGCAACCACTACCCGCAGGATCTGGAGTACTCCGCGCAGGAGGCGAGCAAGCAGCTGCGCCCCGGGTTCGTGGCGGCGTTCTCGGTTCCCGCCAACCAGCTTCCGGCCGAGGTGTTCGAGGCGGACAGTCGTGCGGGACTGAAGTACGACGCCGACAATGCCGCCGAGCAGCTGGTGATCGTCGCCGAGCGTGGTCCGGGCGCGCACAAGGCCGATCCGCAGCCGATCGCCGACGCGGTGCGCGGGGCCCTCTCGCAGCGGCACGGCGTCACCGTGCGCGATGTGCTGCTGGTGCCGGCGGGGTCGATTCCGCGGACCTCCAGCGGCAAGATCGCGCGGCGCGCCTGCCGGGCCGCGTATCTGGAAGGCACGCTGCGGGGCGGTCATACGCAGCAGGCATTCCCCGACGCACCCGACGAAGAGTGA
- a CDS encoding cutinase family protein: MSARRSGYPGAPGRKRGRGRGCLLFLLGIVVLILVVVLLWYLLAGLLRLPEPKPPKPGPPTSQPADCPDVQLLSIPGTWESSSTDDPHNPTANPVSLMLNVGNPVREQFPESRVDVYTVPYVAQFSNPVAIPPDGQESYNNSRSEGTKRATDALSSMAKRCPLTSYVIAGFSQGAVIGGDIAADIGAGKGPVPADKVLGVTLIADGRRDFGPGQATQIGPSPQGVGAEVALKGLNVPGITMTGPRSGFGDLADRTNTICAPGDMICDAPKQALNPFNIIPSVLSLVRAVGNPVHALYNTFQVDENGTTATQWTANWAAELIDHAPRPPHS; the protein is encoded by the coding sequence GTGAGCGCACGGCGTTCGGGTTATCCGGGAGCGCCCGGCCGCAAGCGCGGCCGGGGCCGCGGCTGCCTGCTGTTCCTGCTGGGCATCGTCGTGCTGATCCTCGTGGTGGTGCTGCTGTGGTACCTGCTGGCCGGGCTGTTGCGCCTGCCCGAGCCCAAGCCGCCCAAGCCCGGCCCGCCGACCTCGCAGCCGGCCGACTGCCCGGATGTTCAGTTACTGTCGATTCCCGGCACCTGGGAATCGAGCAGCACCGACGACCCGCACAATCCGACCGCCAACCCGGTCTCGCTGATGCTCAATGTCGGCAATCCGGTCCGGGAGCAGTTCCCGGAAAGCCGGGTCGACGTCTACACCGTCCCGTACGTCGCGCAGTTCTCCAATCCGGTCGCGATACCGCCGGACGGCCAGGAGTCCTACAACAACAGCCGGTCGGAGGGTACGAAGCGGGCGACGGACGCGCTCTCCTCGATGGCCAAGCGCTGCCCGCTGACCAGCTATGTGATTGCCGGTTTCTCGCAGGGCGCGGTGATCGGCGGCGATATCGCGGCCGATATCGGCGCGGGCAAGGGGCCGGTGCCGGCCGACAAGGTGCTGGGCGTGACGCTGATCGCCGACGGCCGGCGTGACTTCGGGCCGGGCCAGGCGACCCAGATCGGGCCCAGCCCGCAGGGCGTGGGCGCCGAGGTCGCGCTGAAGGGGCTCAACGTGCCGGGTATCACGATGACCGGGCCGCGGTCGGGCTTCGGTGATCTGGCCGACCGGACCAACACGATCTGCGCCCCGGGCGACATGATCTGCGATGCCCCGAAGCAGGCGCTGAACCCGTTCAACATCATCCCGAGCGTGCTGAGCCTGGTGCGGGCCGTCGGGAATCCGGTGCACGCCCTCTACAACACGTTCCAGGTCGACGAGAACGGCACAACGGCCACCCAGTGGACGGCGAATTGGGCCGCGGAGCTCATCGACCACGCCCCGCGCCCGCCACATTCGTGA